Proteins from a single region of Erythrobacter sp.:
- a CDS encoding acyl-CoA synthetase: MSMHPIAHAATRPDHPAVIMTGSGKQITFGEMDKESNRFAHLLRAHGIGAGDAFAVLLENRIEYFTVIWGSQRAGTMLVPISSRLTAPEAAYIIRDAQAKLLITSGYFSAILGDIRAECPGLDVLMMDSGDAEDFAAALAAQPATPIPDQSAGMLMLYSSGTTGRPKGIRPAPPEDPDPAAPVPLLGLATMGMGMPADGSMVYLSPAPLYHAAPIGWCSVVHRLGGTVVMMEKFDPEEALKAIETYKVTDSQWVPTHFVRFLRLEPEVRERYDLSSHQRAIHAAAPCPVPIKRAMIEWWGPIVNEYYAGSEMIGMTLVKSEHWLAKPGTVGFPAYGKIHVCGPEGEELGPDEDGLIFFENDNLPSYHNDPAKTAEAMHPKGWMTLGDIGHLDKDGFLFLTDRKSHMIISGGVNIYPQEIENLLVTHPKVMDAAVIGAPCPDLGEKVVAVVQPRDMADAGPALEAELREFLAPSLSKVKMPKLFDFRPDLPREANGKLYKRELRDEYAAKAAAA, encoded by the coding sequence ATGTCGATGCACCCGATCGCGCACGCCGCGACCCGCCCGGATCACCCCGCTGTCATCATGACCGGATCGGGCAAGCAGATCACCTTTGGCGAGATGGACAAGGAGTCCAACCGCTTCGCCCATCTGCTGCGCGCGCACGGGATCGGCGCGGGCGATGCCTTCGCGGTGCTGCTGGAAAACCGGATCGAATATTTCACCGTGATCTGGGGCTCGCAGCGCGCCGGCACGATGCTGGTGCCGATCTCCTCGCGCCTCACCGCGCCCGAGGCGGCCTATATCATCCGCGATGCCCAGGCGAAGCTGCTCATCACCAGCGGCTATTTCAGCGCCATCCTCGGCGATATCCGCGCCGAGTGTCCGGGCCTTGACGTGCTGATGATGGATTCAGGGGATGCCGAGGATTTCGCCGCTGCCCTCGCCGCCCAGCCGGCCACACCGATCCCCGATCAGAGCGCCGGGATGCTGATGCTCTATTCCTCCGGCACGACCGGACGGCCCAAGGGCATCCGCCCGGCGCCGCCCGAAGATCCCGATCCCGCAGCGCCCGTGCCGCTGCTCGGCCTCGCGACAATGGGCATGGGGATGCCCGCCGATGGCAGCATGGTCTATCTCTCGCCCGCGCCGCTTTATCATGCCGCGCCGATCGGCTGGTGTTCGGTCGTGCACCGCCTTGGCGGCACGGTGGTGATGATGGAGAAGTTCGATCCCGAAGAGGCATTGAAGGCGATCGAAACCTACAAGGTCACCGACAGCCAGTGGGTGCCGACCCACTTCGTGCGCTTCCTCCGGCTCGAACCCGAGGTGCGTGAGCGATACGACCTCTCCAGCCACCAGCGCGCGATTCACGCCGCCGCGCCGTGCCCGGTGCCGATCAAGCGCGCGATGATCGAGTGGTGGGGCCCGATCGTGAACGAATACTACGCCGGCTCCGAGATGATCGGGATGACGCTGGTGAAGTCCGAGCACTGGCTTGCCAAGCCCGGCACGGTCGGCTTTCCGGCCTATGGCAAGATCCATGTCTGCGGCCCCGAGGGCGAGGAGCTGGGGCCGGACGAGGATGGCCTCATTTTCTTCGAGAACGACAACCTGCCCAGCTACCACAATGATCCGGCAAAGACCGCCGAGGCGATGCATCCCAAGGGCTGGATGACGCTGGGCGATATCGGCCACCTCGACAAGGACGGCTTCCTGTTCCTGACCGACCGCAAGAGCCACATGATCATCAGCGGGGGCGTGAACATCTACCCGCAGGAGATCGAGAACCTGCTCGTCACCCATCCCAAGGTGATGGACGCCGCCGTGATCGGCGCGCCCTGCCCCGATCTGGGCGAGAAGGTGGTGGCCGTGGTGCAGCCGCGCGACATGGCGGATGCCGGCCCCGCACTGGAGGCGGAGCTGCGTGAATTCCTCGCGCCCAGCCTGTCGAAGGTGAAGATGCCCAAGCTGTTCGACTTCCGCCCCGATCTGCCGCGCGAGGCCAATGGTAAGCTCTACAAGCGCGAGTTGCGGGACGAATATGCCGCCAAGGCCGCTGCGGCATGA